The Gemmatimonadota bacterium DH-78 region CCGATCCATCGGTGCTCCAGGACAGGGTGGCGGGGGAGTGACCCCCCTCTCCACGAAGCTTCGGCAGCTTCTTCGCAGACCGAAGCTTCCTGTTGCCTCTCTGCAACAGCCGTGGCGTGGACGGGGCGATCGGTCGACTGAGAAAATCTTTTGTTTCCCACGGATTCCCGCATAGATTCGAGAGGACCCGCCTGTTTCGCAGGAGCGGCACGTTGGTTGCTCCCGCCGGAGGGTCCCTGTCCACATCACCTCGAGTGACTACGCATGTCAGAACGGCTCCCTACGCTCCGGGACGGTGACCAGCTCCCCTCCACGGAGTTCCAACCCGCGCCGCCGCCCCCCGAGGAGCTCTGGGGGGAGCCGGTCGACGAGTCCGGTGGCGGTGGCCTGCCCATCAAGCGGCTGCTCATGGCCCTGCGCCGGTACTGGTGGATCGTGGTGCTGGCGGGTGGAGTGGGGGTCGCAGCCGGGCTGTTCGCCACCACGCTGGCCGAGCCGCAGTACAGCGCCTCGGGCACGATCTGGCTCGAGCAGACCTCGTCGGCCGAGGAGGCCCAGGGCCCCGTTCGCTCGCCGGAGCTCTTCCAGGGCTACGCGTGGCAGGAGCTGCTGCGCACCGGTCTCGTGCTCGACTCGGTGGTGATCACGCAGCGCCTCTACCTCGAGGCGCGCACCGACGACCGCGAAGACATGTCGAGCCTCTTCCTTTCGGATCAGGCTCGGTACGGCTCGTACGTGCTGTCGGTGGATGCGGCGGGGGAGAGCTTCACGCTCGCCACCAACGACGGGGTCGAGGTGGACCGCGGGCCGGTGGGTGGACCGGTGGGTCAGGAGGTGGGGATTCGCTGGCGGCCGAACGCGGAGGTGCTGTCGCCCGGGCGGGTGATCCGCTTCTCGCTGCTCAGCCCCCGCACGGTCACCGACCGCCTCAAGGAGCAGATCCAGTCGCGGATGGACCAGGAGGGCAACGTGCTCTTCATGGAGCTGCAGGGGCCCGATCCGGAGGATGTGACGGGCACCGTGAATGCGATCCTGGCGCGCTTCGAGCAGGTGGCGGCCGATCTAAAGCGGATCGCGCTCGACGAGCAGACCGAGGCGCTCAAGGAGCAGCGCGATCGCGCCGAGCAGGACATGATCGCGGCCGAGCTCGCATTGAGGGACTACCAGATCTACACGATCACCCTCCCCTCGGAGCAGGATCGGGCGGGCCCGATCAACCCCGGGGTGGCGCAGACCCAGGATCCGGTCTTCACCAATTTCTTCGGCATGCAGATCCAGGCCAACGAGATCGAGCGCGACCGGCAGCGAATTCTCGAGGTGCTCGAGTCGAGCGGCGACTCCGAGGTGCCGATCTCACAGCTCGAGCTGATCCCCTCGGTGCAGAACTCCTCCGAGCTGCGGCAGATCTTCGGCGAGTACAATCAGCGGCAGGCCCAGTACCGGGCGCTGCGTGAGCGCTACACGCCGGAACACACGCTCGTGAAAGCCGAGGGTCAGGCGTTGGCCACCCTCGAGGATGAGACCATCCCTCGGATGCTCACCGACCTCGCGGGCGCGCTCGACACCCGTGCGGTGGAACTCGAGAGTCGTATCGAGACCACTTCACAGGAGCTGCAGGCGATTCCCGATCGCGCCATTCGCGAGGCCAGCCTCGAACGCACCTTCATCACCGCGCGGGATCAGTTCCTCAACATCAACCAGCGGTGGGAGCTCTCTCGCCTCGCCTCGCTGAGCAGCGTGTCGGACGTCCGTATCCTCGACTACGCCGAGCCGCCGCAGTTCCCCTCCGACGATCCGCGGGCCTTTCTCGCGATCCTGGCCTTCGGGGCCTGTCTCGGGCTGGGCATGCTGACGGCGGTGCTGCTCGATCGCTCGGACGATCGCTTCCGCTACCCGGAAGACGTCTCGCGCGGTCTCGGGCTGGAGATCCTCGGCACGATTCCGCGGGTGTCGCCCAAGGCGGGTGCGAACTTCGAGGTGCAGGAGGCCTTCCGCGAACTGCGGCTGCGCCTGATGTACGCCCACGGATCGGCCGGGCCGCTCATGGTGGCGATCTCGAGTCCCGGGCCGGAGGAGGGCAAGACCTTCATCTCGTCCAACCTCGCGCTCTCCTTCGCCGAGACGGGCCGCCGCACGCTGCTGATCGATGCCGACACCCGGCGCGGCGACATGCACCACATTCTCGGGGTGGAGCGAAAGCCCGGACTGGTCGACTACCTGTCGGGCGGTCGCGCCGAGGGGCTGATTCAGAAGACGGAGTACCCGAACCTGCACGTGCTCGCCTCGGGCACGCGGTTGGCCCGGGCGCCGGAGCTTCTGACCGGCCAGCAGATGCAGCGACTGCTGACGAGGCTGAAGTCGCACTACGAGGTGATCATCGTCGACACGCCGCCGATGGCGGCCGGAGCCGACGCCTTCCAGCTCGGTCTGCTGACCGGCGCGATGGCGATCGTCTTCCGGGCCGGCACCTCCGACAAGGCGCTGGTCGAGGCCAAGCTGAAGAGCCTCGGCGATGTGCCGCTCCGGATTCTGGGCGGGATCCTCAACGATCTCAGCGCCCGGGTGATCAAGAGTTACGGGTACCACTCGGCCTACTACCTGCCGGGCTACGAGGCCGAAGACGAGGCCTTCGAGGACGACGATTCGCCGCGCGCGCTGCCGGCGAATGCGGGGGCGGCCGACTGAGGCCGCTTCTCCCCGCTGCAGTGCCGCCGCCCCGGCGACCCTCGGGTCGTCGGGGCGGTGTCAGTTCTCGCGGGGGTCGCCGAAGACTCGGGTGCGCTCGGCACCCGACTGCGCGGAGCGGAAGGCCTCGGTGGCGCGGGTGAGGAAGTCGCTGGCCGAGGCCGACGACGCCTTCAGGTCGGCCTCGGCGAAGAGCCCGGCCACCCAGTCGCCTCCGGCATCCGGGTTCTCGCCCGACGAGGCCGCCACGATGCGCTCGGCCAGCCGCAGCGCTCCGGCGGCATCGGTGTCGGGCGCGACCACCACGTAGGCGGCCCCCGACAGCGTGCCCTTCGCGTCGGAGCGTCGGGTGGCCCGTCGGATGCGGTCCACCCCGTCGGGGTCGGGGGCGTCCGCCCCGGCGTCGAACCGCCGGGGGGCGTCGTCGTCGGCCTCGGCCCGGGGGCCCACGACGATGCAGGCCATCGATCCGCCGCGTCGCGACGCCGCCGAACGCAGCTCCGACAGCCGCTGCAGCACCCCCCGCGTGTTGTAGAAGCCGGTCACGGCGTCCACCAGCGAGTCCTCGCGGATCGCGTCGGATGCCTGCTTCGCGCGCACGACGGCGCCGAGCCGGAGCAGCAGTTCGTCGGCGTCGAAGGGCAGCCCCACCACCTCCCAGGCTCCGCCGCGTAGAGCCGCCAGCCGGGCCTCGCGCTCGGGTCGGTTCGGGGCCAGCCCGATGACCGGCGTCGTGGCGTCGATCAGCCCCTGCAACCGCACCCGCTGGAGCAGTGCCATGCCGTCGGTTTCGCCGATCCGGAGTCCCATGAACACGGCGTCGGGACGCATGCGCGCGAGCAGGTCGAGCGCCTGCGCCTCGTCGAAGGCCTTCACGACCGCGTAGCCCGCAGATCCCAGGATCGAGGCGAGGGAGCGGGCGTTCCACTCCTTCTCGTCGATCACGACGGCCACGGGGGTGCGAAGGAAGGGGGTGTCGGGACGGGACGACGGCGGAATGTGATCCAAGGTCGGGACCGGGCCGGGGAAGGAGGTCGATGGCTGCCGCGGGGCAGTATAGGGCCGACCGTTGCGTTTCGCACGAGCGCGTGTGCTCGAATGCACGCGGGCAACGTGGCCCGCGAACGACGGGTGTGGCGCCCCCGCCACGCCCCGGCCCCCGAACCGACGAGCGAGTCTCCGAAACGCCGCGGAATTCTGCGACGCGCGCGGTGTGCGCCGGAGTGGTCCGGGTCTTGTAGAAGGGGGGAGTGCCGGATCGACCGGCCCTGAATGCATGAACGACCCGGAGGGACCCCGTGTGCGGAATCGTTGGCTACATCGGAAGCCGTGAAGCATCCCCGATCCTGATCGAGGGACTGCAGCGCCTGGAGTACCGCGGGTACGACTCCGCGGGGATCGCCCTCCAGAACGGCATGGGGCTGAAGATTCGCAAGCGGGCCGGTCGGGTGCAGGAACTCGCCGCTCACGTGGCGGCCAATCCGGTGCAGGGTCACATGGGCATCGCCCATACCCGTTGGGCCACGCACGGTCCGCCGACCACCAACAACGCGCATCCGCACATGGACTGCACCGGCGAGATCGCCGTCGTGCACAACGGCATCATCGAGAACGCCGACACGCTGCGGAAGCTGCTGCGCGACCGCGGGCACACCTTCCTCACCCCCACCGACACGGAGGTGCTCTCGCACCTGATCGAAGAGGCCGAGGGGGCGTCGCTCGAGGAGCGGGTCCGCAACGCGCTGCGTCTGGTGGAGGGGGCCTACGGAATCGCCGTCATCTCCGGCGAGTATCGCGATCGCCTGGTGGTGGCGCGCCAGGGCTCGCCGGTGCTGCTCGGGCTCGGCGAGGGGGAGACCTTCGTGGCCTCGGATCCGACGGCGGTGGTGGAGCACACCCGC contains the following coding sequences:
- a CDS encoding polysaccharide biosynthesis tyrosine autokinase encodes the protein MSERLPTLRDGDQLPSTEFQPAPPPPEELWGEPVDESGGGGLPIKRLLMALRRYWWIVVLAGGVGVAAGLFATTLAEPQYSASGTIWLEQTSSAEEAQGPVRSPELFQGYAWQELLRTGLVLDSVVITQRLYLEARTDDREDMSSLFLSDQARYGSYVLSVDAAGESFTLATNDGVEVDRGPVGGPVGQEVGIRWRPNAEVLSPGRVIRFSLLSPRTVTDRLKEQIQSRMDQEGNVLFMELQGPDPEDVTGTVNAILARFEQVAADLKRIALDEQTEALKEQRDRAEQDMIAAELALRDYQIYTITLPSEQDRAGPINPGVAQTQDPVFTNFFGMQIQANEIERDRQRILEVLESSGDSEVPISQLELIPSVQNSSELRQIFGEYNQRQAQYRALRERYTPEHTLVKAEGQALATLEDETIPRMLTDLAGALDTRAVELESRIETTSQELQAIPDRAIREASLERTFITARDQFLNINQRWELSRLASLSSVSDVRILDYAEPPQFPSDDPRAFLAILAFGACLGLGMLTAVLLDRSDDRFRYPEDVSRGLGLEILGTIPRVSPKAGANFEVQEAFRELRLRLMYAHGSAGPLMVAISSPGPEEGKTFISSNLALSFAETGRRTLLIDADTRRGDMHHILGVERKPGLVDYLSGGRAEGLIQKTEYPNLHVLASGTRLARAPELLTGQQMQRLLTRLKSHYEVIIVDTPPMAAGADAFQLGLLTGAMAIVFRAGTSDKALVEAKLKSLGDVPLRILGGILNDLSARVIKSYGYHSAYYLPGYEAEDEAFEDDDSPRALPANAGAAD
- a CDS encoding response regulator encodes the protein MAVVIDEKEWNARSLASILGSAGYAVVKAFDEAQALDLLARMRPDAVFMGLRIGETDGMALLQRVRLQGLIDATTPVIGLAPNRPEREARLAALRGGAWEVVGLPFDADELLLRLGAVVRAKQASDAIREDSLVDAVTGFYNTRGVLQRLSELRSAASRRGGSMACIVVGPRAEADDDAPRRFDAGADAPDPDGVDRIRRATRRSDAKGTLSGAAYVVVAPDTDAAGALRLAERIVAASSGENPDAGGDWVAGLFAEADLKASSASASDFLTRATEAFRSAQSGAERTRVFGDPREN